TTGATGGATTCCTGGAatattttttggttttgtttggAGGGATACACTATTGTGCTTGATGTTTAATTTATGTACTACAAGAAAACAATAGAAGTGAGAGCCATGGCCCATGGatagattttattattttaaaaataattaagacgtTATTAATATAAGATgatgtggatttaaaaaaaaaagatgatgtgAGATTTATGTAAAATGTTATTTTCCGGTAATTATGTAAGCCTTATtgaaccttcaaaaataaaataaaaatgtaagccttattgaaaagtaaaaaaacGTCCTGGACCACTTTAGCGCTAGTGTCAGTGTGTCATGTTGATGTAATGGCAGAAGGGGAAAATTGTAAAATccaattttcacaattaagaATGTCCGTTAAATTGTATCCTAAACAAGGGACAAAATCATATGCTTGTCAAATTATCAAGCAATCGAAGAATTAACTCTTGATGTAGCAGCAAAAACAACGCCCAAAGATGTTATCAGTCTTCCTCAGTGTTAACATAATGCATTTAGTCGAAAGTTTGATGGAGAATAATTTGTTGAGAAGAGCCTACTCATTTAATATGATCTCCAAGTCTCGAGGAGATTAATATTAAGATTGCCGATTGAAAAGATACAGTGGAGCGACCAAAAAGAAATACTTTTACACTAAGTTCAAAATCAGATCCACAGAAAAGTTTCAATAAATAGCTTTAAGATGCAATAATTGactgagaaaaaaataaattcatcCAAGCATGATAATAATATGAACAGGGAACACTTGCCACGCATTGGCTAGGACTTATTACTATTAGCAGCATCTCATGAACATCTAATCAATTAAGTTCCAGATTGGTGGGATGCAGACAAAGTAGTGGACAACATACCCAAAATGGAAGTTTCATAGAACGGCAAAGGTTTGGTAATTAGGTTAATCCATGAACGTgacatatattattttttatacaaaCGAACCCATCCggcaaaacaaaagaaattgtCCCTACCTTTCTTCATATTTAAATGCAGGTGCAAAAGGGAAGACAAAAGAGGGGATAAATAGATAAATAACATTGCAGGGTTGTACTTGCCAGCAGACGGAACACAAGAGTGTCTTAGAGATGACAATCTAAACAAACAATCTTTTAAGGAACACAAGAGTGTCTTAGAGATGACAATCTAAACAAACAATCTTTTAAGGAACACAAGAGTGCCTTAGAGATGATGATCTAAACAAATTTAATCTTTTATCGTTTTACCATTTAATTTTAGCCAACAgcgaaaaaggaaaaaaggaatttttgcaacaAAGGAAATTTATTATGAAAAGAATTATGCTTGAACTATCATATTTTATAATTCTGGGATTTCTAATTCACACATGCATTTTGACCCTGCAAATGAAAAGAGGGCTTATTTGTGCCTGTGGCAATGATCCAGCATCACAAAAGTCCAACTAACAATAACAAGCAAATGCAACAAGACGATCAATTCTACATCAAAGTGATAAAAACACTTAAACTTCAAAATAACATAAGCCAGCATGTATGATCATGAACCCTGAAGCAGCATATCTGCATTCCTGTACCCTAAACAATGGTCAAATAAAACACCGATCCCTCACCACTTCCATCTACACACCCAATTGAAACATTAAAACATTATACCTCCACAGCAAACAAGGTTTCTGGTAATCATGAATGATACTGTACAAACATTCATAAAAAAAGATTCAAATAGAATCATTTCATACCGTCTTCTGAAAGTCTGGTCTGCTTAATGTCTATTCTTACTACTTATGGATATACTGATGTCTTATGTGTATATGTAAATGTGCTATTATATCTACTCTATCGTTAACCAACTTGCTCCTGACTATCATGTGAATTTAGTATCTTTGAACATAATGACATTTAGAGCCATCAGCAGCAAGTTGGTGCCGTAAGAGTTAACATCTAGATATAATATAGCACATTTACATATGCATATTAGACATCAAGTCAACAACATATGGATAAGTAGTAAGAAGAGACATTTGCAAGAGTATTGTCTGTACAGCTTTTCTAGGTGTTGATCAGCCCATGGTTCCCTTTAAGTTGTCCTTGACAATGGCATACAGCAAAATAAGGGTTACTGCATTGAGGCACTTGTTATTACTGATggtctttttgtttcttttcgaAGGAGCATATCTATCTTCAATTCTTCATGCATATTTCGTCTCTTCAATAAACTTCTTTTATATGAGAAGAAAATTCTTACACCATTCTTTGATGAGACTCATTTCACAATTTTTCATGAACTTCTAACTGAACAATTACCAGACCAAATAAATACAGCAACACAGCTAGTGAAGCACATAGAAGGTCGCACTTGGATTGATCATTGTCCTATTAATTTGATACTCTTAAGTTTAATCAATCAACTATTTTTACAACAGGGGTAGTTTATAACTGTATATGACGTAATATCCCTCCTTAACTTATTCGACACTGTTAATGTAGTAAATTCAGAACATATAGCACATGCATGGGCTTATCCAAGCAATACCAACCCATGTCAGATTCATGTAATTATATACCTTAGCCCATATATAACTATATTCTATGAAAAACTAAATGTCTTTCACAAAACTCATGCATTTCTATGCAATCTAAATCAACCTCACTGCTGTGAAGTTCTGAGTTACCATTGGTAATTTAGTACCATCAGTAAAAGACCAGTCGAACAAAGAAATTCAACCAATAGCATCATTTTCCTATCCCTGAAAGGTTGATCTAGTTCAACTATCAAAAGTTGTAACACTACTTCGCCGAATATAATATATTACACATATCAACTAAAGCACACGATTCTTCGCAAACACTACCTATCTGATAAATTTCTTtgtttggcttatcaaaaaaaatctgATAAATTTCTAAATTAAGTGCACAGAAAAATTTCTACCAGCAAAGCAAACAATGTCTTGATATTTAGTTAGTGCAGGTAATTTTAAAAATGCAAGGCATACTcagagcaaaaaaaaaaacacatgtaTACACATACCCATCATAACGTGGGACAAATCTATAATCCATAAGCATGTATACCTCTAAACAATAAAAAAGTTGAGCTAACATGCCCTGAAACCAAAATTTTCAACAAATTCATATCATTAAGTCTGTATAAGAACAATGGTACATCCTCATGCCTGTAACAAGTTTTGTACTTAGTAATTCCAGAGTTCTTGAAGGCTATAAGGGTTTACCAATTTATGCTGTAGCCAAGAAACAGCGACTTCAAGTGAAGAAACAAATAGCAATCTGTACCCGGTACCACACAATGAAGGATTCCATCAACTGAAACTTGAGCCTGCATCTCAGCTAGCATAATGTTGGATCCGAGCAGCCATATTAGAAACCTGAGCCTGCATCTGAGCAGCTTTAACTTTTGCAGCAGTAGCTCGTTGAAAGAATTGCTCCCTCGACAGTGCCCTCACACTCCTCAAGTACTGATCAAACGGTACAGCCCCAACCTGAACTGCCTTATCCAATGCATAGAGAGTATCTTCGACAGCCAAATCCGAAGCAGTGCAATCAAGCATCTGCTTTGATAGCACATCCATACAGTCAAAAGCCTCCTCAGCATTCTCCAAACCCCCCAACTTCTTCCCTTGATTCTCTCTCAACCACCCCTCTAAAATATCAGTATTCATCAAAACCATCTGAAGCTGCTGCTCCAACCCTTCAATCTCCCCCTGCATCTCCCTCACACCCCTATTGAGATGATCCTCCCTCTGCTTCAACACCCCCTGCAAACTAAACAGCCCCTCCATCTCACTCTCCCTCGTCTTCCTCAACGCGGTAACATCGTTATGCACCGTCTCCACAAGCTTATTGATCGCATTCCGCTTGAAAACCTCACTGGGGTCCTCAGCCTGGGAAGAAACCCTAGCAGGAGAACCCACTGAACCATAAGGCGAAGGAGGATACGGCCTCTGAGGAGGAGGGTGGTGGGGGTGGTTATGATACCCAGATGACGAATTCGACAAATTCGATGCAGAAGTAGCGAAATTCGGATTGGGATTAGGGTTAGGTCTACGTTGGGAATAGAGGGGTGGGTCACGAGCAAAGAGATGACTGGTAGAGAGAACGAGATCAACCAAATTGGAACTAGGGTAGATCCAATTATGCAGATAGGGAACGGAAACCAACCCAGAAGGGTTAACATGAGCGTGGGGGCGTTTGATGATCATGTCTCTGGTGGGGTTAACGTAGACGCAAGGTGGGTGGCGAGGGTAAGACTCCATGAGCCAGATGACGACGGGGATGTTGTAGGTGACGGATTGGTAGGTCATAGGGATGGTTCCGACGGCTTGGAGGAGGTTGACGGAGCGGCCGTCGTTGTGGGTGAAGGTGGCGGTTTTGGGTTCCAGGGAAGGGAAGGCGGCGGTGAGAGCAACGAGGTGTTGGCGGATGAGCCACTTTGTGTCCTCCGAGTAGGGGACGGCGGAGGGACCGCGTTGGGAGAGGACGGAGCTGAGGAACTGCTGTGTGGCTTGTGGGTCCGGCGATTGAACCGCCGGTGGAACCATGGTTGGCGGTGAAGGTGGAAGGTAGGGTTTGAATTGAATTGGGTTACAGAATTGAATTGAAATCGATTGGTTATGGGAATTGAATTGAGATTGGTTTGCTTaacgaagaagagaagagaagctTATGGTGTACGCGTGGTTGAGAAATGACAAGAGAAGAGAAGCTTCTTGCTCTATTGCTCCAAACAATGTATTAGCATTTGTTgctatttattaaatttaagtatggatgataataaatatttttaagccATTTTGTGAAATGGATTTCAACCCCAAAAATCAATTCTACAATTCTACTAGAAGCTATAGAAAGTAGCTGTTGTTGacttgttgttgctgttggctcttaaata
This portion of the Lotus japonicus ecotype B-129 chromosome 3, LjGifu_v1.2 genome encodes:
- the LOC130747702 gene encoding protein ELC-like; translation: MVPPAVQSPDPQATQQFLSSVLSQRGPSAVPYSEDTKWLIRQHLVALTAAFPSLEPKTATFTHNDGRSVNLLQAVGTIPMTYQSVTYNIPVVIWLMESYPRHPPCVYVNPTRDMIIKRPHAHVNPSGLVSVPYLHNWIYPSSNLVDLVLSTSHLFARDPPLYSQRRPNPNPNPNFATSASNLSNSSSGYHNHPHHPPPQRPYPPSPYGSVGSPARVSSQAEDPSEVFKRNAINKLVETVHNDVTALRKTRESEMEGLFSLQGVLKQREDHLNRGVREMQGEIEGLEQQLQMVLMNTDILEGWLRENQGKKLGGLENAEEAFDCMDVLSKQMLDCTASDLAVEDTLYALDKAVQVGAVPFDQYLRSVRALSREQFFQRATAAKVKAAQMQAQVSNMAARIQHYAS